The following proteins are encoded in a genomic region of Fusarium oxysporum f. sp. lycopersici 4287 chromosome 1, whole genome shotgun sequence:
- a CDS encoding hypothetical protein (At least one base has a quality score < 10): MPIEISLNTPLAEALNAAIQPKLVEVGWGTGGADDSALAEYIILMLVNGKSQDEIAAELSGDLLGLGSDDPSTRNFSQWLFEQIDALNAQVNGGGNAAPGTSQDAITEGDVDTDMNAGDVSELNAPTGPRSMRNGNQRGGRDKRMFGQMNKAMDRAGDSALHRVRGQTGSERINTHGRTPPNGPRTGRGGMGRHNNRTANLQAGLANMAAGGPQAQWMMQGGQPNSAEFAAILEQQSQMMLQMQQIMSNGGFQGGYGQQRRGGKSLFDRTQHPGRGNYRKGFNDRQSGNNAGVEGEGEDVDMSGEKREQLNPDETVCKYNLRCTNKDCKFAHQSPAAPPGTSVDVNDNCSFGAACKNRKCVARHPSPAARLAHQSEQDCKFFPNCQNPQCPFKHPSMPLCRNGAGCTNADCKFTHVKTKCRFNPCLNPNCAFAHEEGQQGGFKDKVWTAGESTEHPSERKFVDDQASEELIKGEDTEVKQETDVIG; this comes from the exons ATGCCCATCGaaatcagcctcaacacGCCCCTGGCTGAGGCTCTTAATGCCGCCATCCAGCCTAAACTCGTCGAGGTTGGATGGGGAACTGGCGGTGCCGATGACTCCGCCCTAGCAGAGTATATTATACTCATGCTTGTGAACGGAAAGTCGCAGGACGAAATCGCTGCCGAACTCTCGGGAGATCTACTTGGCCTTGGCTCTGACGATCCCAGCACTCGCAACTTCTCTCAGTGGCTCTTTGAACAGATCGATGCTCTAAATGCCCAGGTTAACGGTGGGGGCAACGCAGCGCCTGGTACAAGTCAAGACGCAATAACAGAAGGCGATGTGGATACAGACATGAATGCTGGTGATGTGTCAGAATTGAATGC ACCTACCGGCCCACGCTCAATGCGAAACGGCAACCAGCGCGGGGGACGTGATAAGCGCATGTTCGGACAGATGAACAAAGCCATGGACCGAGCTGGCGATTCTGCACTTCACCGTGTTAGAGGCCAAACAGGAAGCGAACGTATCAACACTCATGGCCGTACACCGCCAAATGGGCCTAGAACAGGCCGGGGTGGAATGGGACGACACAACAACCGCACTGCTAACCTTCAGGCTGGTCTCGCTAACATGGCTGCTGGTGGTCCTCAGGCGCAGTGGATGATGCAAGGTGGCCAGCCCAACTCTGCCGAGTTCGCCGCTATTCTGGAACAACAGAGCCAGATGATGCTTCAAATGCAACAAATCATGTCCAATGGTGGATTCCAGGGTGGATATGGACAGCAACGCCGTGGAGGAAAGTCTCTATTCGACCGTACGCAACACCCCGGCAGAGGTAACTACCGCAAGGGTTTCAACGACCGACAAAGCGGCAACAATGCTGGTGTCGAGGGTGAGGGCGAGGATGTCGACATGTCCGGCGAGAAGCGCGAGCAACTGAACCCGGACGAGACGGTTTGCAAGTACAACTTGAGATGTACCAACAAGGACTGCAAGTTTGCTCACCAGTCACCCGCCGCTCCCCCTGGAACATCGGTTGATGTAAACGATAACTGCAGTTTCGGAGCTGCATGCAAGAACCGAAAATGCGTCGCGCGACACCCTTCACCAGCGGCCCGTCTGGCCCACCAGAGCGAACAAGACTGCAAGTTCTTCCCCAACTGCCAAAATCCTCAGTGCCCTTTCAAGCACCCATCAATGCCCCTCTGTCGAAACGGCGCTGGCTGCACAAATGCCGACTGCAAATTCACTCACGTCAAGACCAAGTGCAGGTTCAACCCTTGCCTCAACCCGAACTGCGCTTTTGCGCACGAGGAAGGCCAGCAAGGTGGCTTTAAGGACAAGGTCTGGACTGCTGGCGAAAGCACAGAGCACCCAAGTGAGAGAAAGTTTGTGGACGACCAAGCTTCcgaagagctcatcaaggGGGAGGATACCGAGGTCAAGCAGGAGACTGATGTCATTGGTTAA